One Brevibacterium spongiae DNA segment encodes these proteins:
- a CDS encoding HAD domain-containing protein translates to MAAASSAPVSARRQARHVTVFLDVDGVLNSYPVPKLRIMTEGRKKLQAWNFELHYRPSVIEFFDRLVETHEVDVVWLSTWSQRCKSELEPKFGLRNSFDVIEMPDQTHNRFAHDPQQWWKARAMEEWLSSHEHGRAIWIDDDLAWPATREYFLNHYSPNRLKLIAPDFSKGLTKAHLKEIREFAYPKDAS, encoded by the coding sequence ATGGCAGCAGCATCCTCGGCGCCGGTTTCGGCACGCCGGCAGGCTCGCCATGTCACGGTCTTCCTCGACGTCGACGGTGTCCTCAATTCCTATCCGGTGCCGAAGCTGCGCATCATGACCGAGGGGCGGAAGAAGCTGCAGGCGTGGAACTTTGAACTGCACTACCGGCCCTCCGTCATCGAATTCTTCGACCGCCTCGTCGAAACCCACGAGGTCGACGTCGTGTGGCTCTCCACCTGGTCGCAAAGGTGCAAGTCCGAACTCGAACCGAAATTCGGCCTGCGCAACTCCTTCGACGTCATCGAAATGCCCGACCAGACTCACAATCGCTTTGCCCACGACCCGCAGCAGTGGTGGAAGGCCCGTGCCATGGAGGAGTGGCTGTCCTCGCACGAGCACGGCCGTGCGATCTGGATCGACGACGACCTGGCGTGGCCGGCAACGCGCGAATACTTCCTCAACCACTACTCGCCCAACCGACTCAAACTCATCGCCCCGGACTTCTCGAAGGGCCTGACGAAGGCCCACCTCAAGGAGATCCGCGAATTCGCCTACCCGAAGGATGCTTCATGA
- a CDS encoding helix-turn-helix domain-containing protein: MYRQTRIPRLHASLWVSAPDATDSLAEAADRFAEAADRFAEAADRFAEAADPDRGNPSAGVAAAPAPASTLIVPDGCMDLIVIDGRIVIAGADSLARTYAGSTAPTVGLRFDSGVLPQLLATSASELADRVAPLDAVLGGRLSEVRGSGSGVERRGFGVRGADQDGAASVKGAVRVLLGVAGELTERASLDPRPMALAERLDARSGTPAQTVAEAAAEFAYSPRQLRRLSAEWFGYGPKHLAKILRWQAARELIAAGHTRTAAAAEVGYSDAAHLRRDERSLIG; this comes from the coding sequence ATGTACAGACAGACCCGCATCCCCCGGCTCCACGCGAGCCTGTGGGTCTCGGCTCCCGATGCGACGGATTCCCTCGCCGAGGCGGCTGACCGTTTCGCCGAGGCGGCTGACCGTTTCGCCGAGGCGGCTGACCGTTTCGCCGAGGCGGCTGACCCCGACCGTGGGAACCCCTCCGCCGGGGTGGCTGCCGCGCCTGCTCCGGCCAGCACGCTCATCGTTCCCGATGGGTGCATGGACCTCATCGTCATCGATGGGCGGATCGTCATCGCCGGTGCCGATTCCCTGGCCCGGACGTATGCCGGTTCGACCGCCCCGACCGTGGGTCTGCGCTTCGACTCGGGTGTGCTCCCGCAGCTGCTGGCCACCTCGGCGAGTGAGCTGGCCGACCGGGTGGCACCGCTCGATGCGGTGCTCGGCGGCAGACTGTCCGAGGTGCGGGGCAGCGGATCCGGGGTGGAGCGTCGCGGATTTGGGGTGCGGGGCGCGGATCAGGACGGGGCCGCCTCGGTGAAGGGGGCAGTTCGGGTCCTGCTCGGTGTGGCCGGCGAACTGACGGAGCGGGCGTCCTTGGATCCTCGGCCGATGGCCTTGGCCGAGCGCCTGGACGCGCGGTCGGGCACGCCTGCGCAGACCGTCGCCGAGGCGGCTGCCGAGTTCGCGTACTCACCGCGGCAGCTGCGCCGGCTGAGTGCCGAATGGTTCGGCTACGGTCCCAAACATCTGGCAAAAATCCTGCGCTGGCAGGCCGCCCGAGAACTCATCGCCGCAGGTCACACCCGCACCGCGGCGGCCGCGGAGGTCGGCTATTCCGACGCTGCCCACCTGCGACGCGATGAACGCTCGCTCATCGGGTGA
- a CDS encoding electron transfer flavoprotein subunit alpha/FixB family protein, translating into MTYVFVETDTSGDVTLTSAEAITFARTNTHLLPDGAAATSRRVAGDPSGSTEGVVVGELTDDAVAQLGRLGVSVIHHLEHPDLEDYSAAAWAQAIVDIAPESGTLLASGTPRGMELMAHVAVRTGQAMAANIVACDDDGLLRQVFGGTAFERLRLDGDLHVLTIAGHACNPEETTPVTPEVYDYDLTIAEADLATRVQRTEAEVADDASGLTSARAVVGAGRGVGSENGFGEVLELVDHLGGALGVSRVVTGLGWRPHSEQVGQTGSRISPDVYIACGISGAIQHMAGIEGAKTLVAINTDAEATMVQRADYAIIGDLHEVVAAVNEEIVRRKQ; encoded by the coding sequence ATGACCTACGTCTTCGTCGAAACGGACACGTCCGGCGACGTGACCCTCACGTCCGCCGAGGCCATCACCTTCGCCCGCACAAACACCCACTTACTACCTGACGGCGCCGCAGCAACCTCGCGCCGGGTTGCTGGGGACCCGTCGGGTAGCACGGAGGGGGTGGTGGTCGGGGAACTCACTGATGATGCCGTCGCCCAGTTGGGGCGGCTGGGGGTCAGCGTCATCCACCATCTCGAGCACCCTGACCTCGAGGACTATTCGGCTGCCGCATGGGCGCAGGCGATCGTCGACATCGCTCCGGAATCCGGGACGCTGCTGGCCTCGGGCACACCGCGCGGCATGGAGCTCATGGCTCATGTCGCCGTGCGCACCGGTCAGGCCATGGCCGCGAACATCGTCGCCTGCGACGATGACGGACTGCTGCGGCAGGTCTTCGGCGGCACTGCCTTCGAACGCCTCCGCCTCGACGGAGACCTGCACGTGCTCACGATCGCCGGCCACGCCTGCAATCCTGAGGAGACGACCCCGGTGACACCGGAGGTCTATGACTATGACCTCACCATCGCCGAGGCGGACCTGGCCACCCGTGTTCAGCGCACCGAGGCCGAGGTCGCCGACGACGCATCCGGCCTGACCTCGGCAAGAGCCGTCGTCGGGGCCGGTCGCGGGGTGGGTTCGGAGAACGGATTCGGCGAGGTCCTCGAACTCGTCGACCACCTCGGCGGGGCCTTGGGCGTCTCCCGTGTGGTCACGGGTCTCGGCTGGCGACCGCACTCCGAACAGGTCGGCCAGACCGGTTCCCGGATCTCCCCCGACGTCTACATCGCCTGCGGAATCTCCGGGGCGATCCAGCACATGGCCGGAATCGAGGGGGCGAAGACGCTCGTGGCGATCAACACCGACGCGGAGGCCACGATGGTCCAACGCGCCGACTACGCGATCATCGGCGACCTCCACGAGGTGGTCGCCGCCGTCAACGAGGAGATCGTCCGCCGGAAGCAGTGA
- the betT gene encoding choline BCCT transporter BetT → MQDPNEEKLKRPIVERERFGGTDRATRISRDVDPEKRAPIDSTEMSKGPEELSDERGSRVNWRVFIVASLIILAFSVWAMMMPDTAQSTMKSAVDWIAENLGWFYVVTVTVVIGFVLWVAFSKEGSVRLGPDHSRPQYNLFTWVAMLFAAGVGIDMLFYSVTGPITQYLHPVNASPESAAAAQDAVVWTMFHYGIAGWSMYSLLGMAMGYFAYRWGMPLSIRAVLYPLLGKRVRGATGDVIDIFALVGTVFGVATSMGIGVVLLNVGFASLFGLEQGLALQIALVVVAVVMTVAACTSGVDKGIRLISELNLWSCAAMMLYILITGKTAFLLNAMVENIGRFIFSLPERTLSTFAYVDGGSEWMGGWTLFFWAFWLAWGPFVGLFLARISRGRTLREFVIAAITAPVLCDFIIVTIFGNSALSEVFNGNDEFAKTAIASPEQGWYDLLEMFPGATFLVGLATLSGLLFYLTSANSGAMVMSNFSSSIPNPEEDGKKWLRIFWALVTAVLTIAMLVAGGVTTMEYATLIFALPVTIIAYLVMASFSKVLRMERAEREGRTRRRRATAAHGGRAPEKTWRQRLATLRSYPTKKAVERFVAEVVGPSLEAVSKEFRELGYTVEHIQTLDEDTEITTNTLNVDMGDQRDFHYEAAAVEANVPSFGARNAPRGDDRYYRIEVFTQTGSEGYDLMGLSSQQIIDDVLDRYENHLSFLAYSHEHSFQSVVTPPTPPTTDSIPAVPKDADDVEELEEPKH, encoded by the coding sequence GTGCAGGATCCGAACGAAGAGAAGTTGAAGCGCCCAATCGTCGAACGAGAGCGGTTCGGCGGCACCGACCGTGCGACGAGGATCAGCAGGGACGTCGACCCTGAGAAGCGCGCTCCGATCGACAGCACGGAGATGAGCAAGGGCCCGGAGGAGCTCTCCGACGAGCGTGGCTCCCGGGTCAACTGGCGAGTATTCATCGTCGCCTCCCTCATCATTCTCGCGTTCTCCGTGTGGGCGATGATGATGCCCGACACGGCTCAGTCGACCATGAAGTCTGCCGTGGACTGGATCGCAGAGAATCTCGGCTGGTTCTACGTCGTCACCGTCACCGTGGTCATCGGCTTCGTGCTCTGGGTTGCGTTCTCCAAGGAGGGTTCGGTCCGCTTGGGGCCCGACCATTCCCGCCCGCAGTACAACCTCTTCACCTGGGTCGCCATGCTCTTCGCCGCCGGCGTGGGCATCGATATGCTCTTCTACTCGGTGACCGGACCGATCACCCAGTACCTCCATCCCGTCAACGCCTCCCCGGAATCGGCGGCGGCTGCTCAGGATGCGGTCGTGTGGACGATGTTCCACTATGGCATCGCCGGCTGGTCGATGTACTCGCTGCTGGGCATGGCCATGGGCTACTTCGCCTACCGCTGGGGTATGCCCCTGTCGATCCGTGCAGTGCTCTACCCGCTGCTGGGCAAGCGCGTCCGCGGAGCCACCGGTGACGTCATCGATATCTTCGCCCTCGTCGGCACCGTCTTCGGTGTGGCCACCTCGATGGGCATCGGCGTCGTCCTTCTCAATGTCGGCTTCGCCTCGCTGTTCGGGCTCGAACAGGGACTGGCCCTGCAGATCGCTCTCGTCGTCGTCGCCGTGGTCATGACCGTGGCCGCCTGCACCTCAGGCGTGGACAAGGGCATCCGTCTGATCTCCGAGCTCAACCTCTGGTCGTGTGCGGCGATGATGCTCTACATCCTCATCACCGGCAAGACTGCATTCCTGCTCAACGCCATGGTCGAGAACATCGGCCGGTTCATCTTCTCCCTTCCCGAGCGCACCCTGTCGACGTTCGCCTATGTCGACGGCGGCTCCGAATGGATGGGCGGCTGGACCCTGTTCTTCTGGGCTTTCTGGCTCGCCTGGGGTCCCTTCGTGGGTCTGTTCCTGGCCCGCATCTCCCGCGGCCGCACCCTGCGTGAGTTCGTCATCGCCGCGATCACTGCTCCCGTGCTCTGTGACTTCATCATCGTCACGATCTTCGGCAACTCGGCCCTGTCCGAGGTGTTCAACGGCAACGACGAGTTCGCGAAGACAGCCATCGCTTCCCCGGAACAGGGCTGGTACGACCTGCTCGAGATGTTCCCGGGAGCGACGTTCCTCGTCGGTTTGGCCACTCTGTCGGGACTGCTGTTCTACCTCACGAGTGCGAACTCCGGTGCCATGGTGATGTCGAACTTCTCGTCCTCGATCCCCAATCCGGAAGAGGACGGCAAGAAGTGGCTGCGCATCTTCTGGGCCCTGGTCACTGCGGTTCTCACGATCGCTATGCTCGTCGCCGGCGGTGTGACGACGATGGAGTACGCAACCCTGATCTTCGCCTTGCCGGTGACGATCATCGCCTACCTCGTCATGGCCTCGTTCTCGAAGGTGCTGCGCATGGAGCGCGCCGAACGCGAGGGCCGTACCCGTCGGCGCCGCGCCACTGCCGCCCACGGCGGTCGTGCTCCGGAGAAGACCTGGCGTCAGCGTTTGGCGACCCTGCGGTCGTACCCGACGAAGAAGGCCGTCGAGCGTTTCGTCGCCGAGGTGGTCGGACCGTCTCTGGAGGCCGTGTCCAAGGAGTTCCGCGAACTCGGCTACACAGTCGAGCACATCCAGACTCTCGACGAGGACACCGAGATCACGACGAACACGCTCAACGTCGACATGGGCGATCAGCGCGACTTCCACTACGAGGCCGCGGCCGTCGAGGCGAACGTGCCGTCGTTCGGTGCCCGCAACGCGCCCCGCGGAGACGACCGCTACTACCGGATCGAGGTCTTCACGCAGACCGGTTCGGAAGGCTACGACCTCATGGGTCTGAGTTCGCAGCAGATCATCGACGACGTGCTCGACCGGTACGAGAACCACCTGTCGTTCCTCGCGTATTCGCACGAGCATTCGTTCCAGTCAGTCGTCACTCCGCCGACGCCGCCGACAACGGATTCGATTCCTGCGGTGCCGAAGGACGCCGACGATGTCGAGGAGCTCGAAGAGCCGAAGCACTGA
- a CDS encoding inorganic phosphate transporter, with protein MTQVLAPERHTPPPALGRSNDRLWHLAFGGLLAITLIAFTLWSFDFVGRDAPRMVLITTVIFGAFMAFNIGGNDVANAFGTSVGAGTLTMKQALLIAAVFEVSGALLAGGDVTDTVNSGIVDLSGVAINPMDFAFIMMAALLGAALWLLLATRMGWPVSTTHAIIGGIIGASLTIGFVTGTGGFAMVQWSEVGQIAISWVLSPVLGGLAAFFIYGLIKKYVLGRSLSHTLKPHMLAPVTPAEGSVDARIDAATTGSGTEAEDAAGTGMIGTHSALQRWVPLIAAAGAVIITAMLLFKGLKNLDMSVSTVGGILVMAMIGAAVWLAVFVFARTLRKQTVPRATYILFSWMQVFTASAFAFSHGSNDIANAVGPFAAVLDVLRTDSINAEATVPFAAMLTCGIALIVGLWFIGRKVIATVGTNLTEIHPASGFAAELAAAGIVMAASVSGLPVSSTHILIGAIIGVGLVNRSANWKLMKPIALAWVITLPAAAAIGAVSVLVLRTVMG; from the coding sequence ATGACCCAGGTTCTGGCCCCGGAGCGCCACACTCCGCCGCCTGCCCTCGGCCGCAGCAACGACCGCCTCTGGCATCTGGCCTTCGGTGGCCTGCTGGCGATCACCCTCATCGCCTTCACCCTGTGGTCCTTCGACTTCGTGGGTCGGGACGCACCCCGCATGGTGCTCATCACCACGGTCATCTTCGGCGCCTTCATGGCGTTCAACATCGGCGGCAACGATGTCGCCAATGCGTTCGGCACCTCCGTCGGTGCGGGCACTCTGACGATGAAGCAGGCCCTGCTCATCGCCGCGGTCTTCGAGGTCAGCGGTGCTCTGCTGGCGGGCGGCGACGTCACCGACACGGTCAATAGCGGCATCGTCGACCTCAGCGGGGTGGCGATCAACCCGATGGACTTCGCGTTCATCATGATGGCCGCCCTCCTCGGCGCTGCCTTGTGGCTCCTCCTGGCGACCCGGATGGGTTGGCCCGTGTCGACGACGCACGCGATCATCGGCGGCATCATCGGTGCGTCCCTGACGATCGGCTTCGTCACCGGCACCGGCGGGTTCGCCATGGTGCAGTGGTCCGAAGTCGGCCAGATCGCGATCTCCTGGGTGCTCTCCCCAGTCCTCGGCGGACTCGCCGCGTTCTTCATCTACGGCCTGATCAAGAAATACGTCCTCGGCAGGTCGCTCTCTCACACCCTCAAGCCGCACATGCTCGCCCCCGTCACTCCGGCCGAGGGCTCCGTCGACGCACGGATCGACGCCGCGACGACCGGTTCGGGAACTGAGGCTGAAGACGCTGCCGGCACCGGCATGATCGGCACTCATTCGGCTCTGCAGCGCTGGGTTCCGCTCATCGCCGCGGCCGGTGCGGTCATCATCACCGCGATGCTGCTGTTCAAGGGGCTGAAGAACCTCGACATGAGCGTGTCCACCGTCGGCGGAATCCTCGTCATGGCGATGATCGGCGCGGCCGTGTGGCTGGCGGTGTTCGTCTTCGCCAGGACCCTGCGCAAGCAGACCGTTCCCCGCGCAACCTACATCCTCTTCTCGTGGATGCAGGTGTTCACCGCCTCCGCCTTCGCCTTCAGCCACGGTTCGAACGACATCGCCAACGCCGTCGGCCCTTTCGCCGCCGTTCTCGATGTGCTGCGCACCGACAGCATCAACGCCGAGGCGACCGTACCCTTCGCGGCAATGCTCACCTGCGGTATCGCCCTCATCGTGGGCCTGTGGTTCATCGGCCGGAAGGTCATCGCGACCGTCGGGACGAACCTCACCGAGATCCATCCCGCCTCCGGCTTCGCCGCTGAGCTCGCGGCCGCGGGAATCGTCATGGCCGCCTCGGTGAGCGGGCTGCCAGTGTCCTCGACGCACATCCTCATCGGCGCGATCATCGGTGTCGGCCTGGTCAACCGCTCGGCGAACTGGAAGCTCATGAAGCCGATCGCCCTGGCCTGGGTCATCACCCTGCCGGCAGCCGCCGCGATCGGAGCGGTCAGCGTGCTCGTCCTGCGCACCGTCATGGGCTGA
- a CDS encoding acyl-CoA thioesterase, protein MATFELSPEVRWSDQDLLGHVNNARMITLIEECRVRWMHEIRAGHITGGGLLVARQTIDYLIPVMYGPELKMTVTVKKLGNSSFTVNTRGDQDGRQVFDHDCVLVHIDRETQKPAPLTPELRAVFEPYLQS, encoded by the coding sequence ATGGCCACTTTCGAACTCTCACCCGAAGTGCGCTGGTCGGATCAGGACCTGCTCGGCCACGTCAACAACGCCCGGATGATCACGCTCATCGAGGAGTGCCGCGTCCGCTGGATGCACGAGATCCGAGCCGGACACATCACCGGCGGCGGACTTTTAGTCGCCCGCCAGACCATCGACTACCTCATCCCCGTCATGTACGGCCCCGAGCTGAAGATGACCGTGACGGTGAAGAAGCTCGGCAACTCCTCGTTCACCGTCAATACCCGCGGTGACCAGGACGGACGTCAGGTCTTCGACCACGACTGCGTGCTCGTCCACATCGACCGGGAGACTCAGAAGCCGGCCCCGCTCACGCCCGAGCTGCGGGCGGTCTTCGAGCCCTACCTGCAGAGCTGA
- a CDS encoding glutamate racemase, with amino-acid sequence MTRIGLLDSGLGLLGTADALFHLAPDADLVLAMDPDFTPYGSLSTQTLEQRALHSAGVLAEWEPDAIVIACNTASVQALEAVRARYEPAIPVIGTVPAVKMAAGTGQDFAIWATPATTGSDYQQNLIDSFAADLHVAKVACPGLAEAINAADLPTIDAAIEDAFTQMGPGMETVVLGCTHYGLVADRIMAARAGALTLFDSPMPVAKQTLRRIGLEPAGVGDEQPGSGRVLATFASGRRVTLPESLAAYPAGKRLLAREA; translated from the coding sequence ATGACGCGCATCGGTCTGCTCGATTCCGGACTCGGACTCCTCGGCACCGCCGACGCGCTCTTCCACCTCGCTCCCGACGCCGACCTCGTCCTAGCCATGGACCCGGACTTCACTCCCTACGGCAGCCTGAGCACGCAGACCCTCGAACAGCGGGCCCTGCATTCGGCCGGAGTGCTCGCCGAATGGGAACCCGATGCCATCGTCATCGCCTGCAACACCGCCTCGGTGCAGGCACTCGAAGCCGTGCGCGCCCGCTACGAACCGGCGATCCCGGTCATCGGCACCGTGCCTGCTGTGAAGATGGCCGCCGGCACCGGACAGGACTTCGCGATCTGGGCGACGCCGGCGACCACCGGCAGCGACTACCAGCAGAACCTCATCGATTCCTTCGCCGCCGACCTGCACGTGGCGAAGGTCGCCTGCCCGGGGCTCGCCGAGGCGATCAACGCCGCCGATCTGCCGACGATCGATGCCGCCATCGAGGATGCCTTCACCCAGATGGGCCCCGGGATGGAAACCGTGGTGCTCGGCTGCACCCACTACGGACTCGTCGCCGATCGGATCATGGCCGCCCGCGCCGGAGCCCTCACCCTCTTCGACTCCCCCATGCCGGTGGCCAAGCAGACGCTGCGTCGCATCGGACTCGAACCCGCCGGAGTCGGTGACGAACAGCCGGGCTCCGGACGGGTGCTCGCGACCTTCGCCTCCGGCCGTCGCGTCACCCTGCCGGAATCGCTTGCCGCCTACCCGGCGGGCAAGCGCCTGCTCGCCCGGGAGGCATGA
- a CDS encoding slipin family protein, translating to MLVLSILAALVALGAITLGNSLRIVKQYERGVVFRLGRVNAEPKAPGMTAIIPFVDKLEKVNLQIVTMPIPAQEGITRDNVTVRVDAVIYFKVIDPRKALVDVEDYQLAVGQVAQTSLRSIIGQSELDDLLTNRERLNQGLAIMIDSPAVDWGIHIDRVEIKDVALPETMKRSMSRQAEAERERRSRVIIADGELQASNKLAQAAEAMAHTPSALQLRLLQTIVEVAAERNSTLVLPFPVELLRFLEGNTPTPDPTTEAGARSTTSTTAEAGAQSPTTAGSATGSDSTESQPSAEATAGIAGTADLDAIVQAMSESLKLTGLMPEQERVTSDMPEQERTTSDTTDKSGMADQSGTADQEEHFGHA from the coding sequence ATGTTGGTACTCAGTATCCTCGCCGCACTCGTCGCGCTCGGAGCCATCACGCTGGGAAACAGCCTGAGGATCGTCAAACAGTATGAACGCGGAGTGGTCTTCCGCCTCGGCAGAGTGAATGCCGAACCCAAAGCACCGGGGATGACGGCGATCATCCCGTTCGTCGACAAGCTCGAGAAGGTCAATCTGCAGATCGTGACGATGCCGATCCCCGCGCAGGAGGGCATCACCCGCGACAACGTCACCGTCCGCGTCGACGCTGTCATCTACTTCAAGGTCATCGACCCGCGCAAGGCCCTCGTCGATGTCGAGGACTACCAGCTCGCCGTCGGCCAGGTCGCCCAGACGTCCCTGCGCTCGATCATCGGCCAGAGCGAACTCGATGACCTGCTCACCAACCGCGAACGCCTCAACCAGGGATTGGCGATCATGATCGACAGTCCCGCCGTCGACTGGGGCATCCACATCGATCGCGTCGAGATCAAGGACGTCGCCCTGCCCGAGACGATGAAGCGGTCCATGTCGCGCCAGGCCGAGGCCGAACGCGAACGCCGATCGCGTGTGATCATCGCCGATGGTGAGCTGCAGGCGTCGAACAAGCTCGCGCAGGCCGCCGAGGCGATGGCGCACACCCCCTCCGCCCTCCAGCTGAGGCTGCTGCAGACCATCGTCGAAGTCGCCGCCGAGCGGAATTCGACCCTCGTCCTGCCCTTCCCCGTCGAGCTGCTGCGCTTCCTCGAAGGCAACACCCCGACCCCTGACCCGACCACCGAGGCGGGCGCACGGTCCACCACGAGCACCACCGCCGAGGCGGGGGCGCAGTCGCCTACCACCGCTGGGTCCGCCACGGGGTCCGATTCCACCGAATCCCAGCCGTCCGCCGAGGCCACGGCCGGAATCGCCGGCACCGCCGATCTCGACGCCATCGTCCAGGCGATGTCCGAATCGCTCAAGCTCACCGGGCTCATGCCCGAGCAGGAGCGCGTGACTTCGGACATGCCCGAGCAGGAGCGCACCACCTCGGACACGACCGACAAGTCCGGCATGGCTGACCAGTCCGGCACGGCCGACCAGGAGGAGCACTTCGGGCACGCATGA
- a CDS encoding HdeD family acid-resistance protein: MDLKRTGRTVIVNGVIALVMGALMMVWPGTSAEVVVRIFACWLAVIAVSSLVFAPRGGRTGSMVTRAVLLILLGVLIFLTPMLFASMVTVLTGFAIIFFSFLALTVSFFIRRMGVSTWWALTVIGVLGIILGGFFLFAPGAGVTALIFTLAGFIILVGIALIALGRRLRKVDRQMQSDPHRNRPDDGGGDVIRGEIID; encoded by the coding sequence ATGGACCTCAAACGCACCGGCAGAACCGTCATCGTCAACGGCGTCATCGCGCTCGTGATGGGTGCGCTGATGATGGTCTGGCCAGGCACCTCCGCCGAGGTGGTCGTGCGGATCTTCGCCTGCTGGCTCGCCGTCATCGCCGTCTCCTCCCTCGTATTCGCACCGCGGGGAGGCCGCACCGGCAGCATGGTCACGCGAGCGGTCCTGCTCATCCTCCTCGGTGTGCTCATCTTCCTCACCCCGATGCTGTTCGCTTCCATGGTCACCGTGCTCACCGGCTTCGCGATCATCTTCTTCAGCTTCCTCGCCCTCACGGTGTCCTTCTTCATCCGCCGCATGGGCGTGTCCACCTGGTGGGCGCTCACTGTCATCGGCGTCCTCGGCATCATCCTCGGCGGGTTCTTCCTCTTCGCCCCGGGCGCCGGGGTGACCGCGCTGATCTTCACTCTGGCCGGGTTCATCATCCTCGTCGGCATCGCCCTCATAGCCCTCGGCCGTCGCCTGCGCAAGGTCGATCGGCAGATGCAGTCCGACCCGCACCGCAATCGCCCCGACGACGGTGGCGGCGACGTTATCCGCGGCGAGATCATCGACTGA
- a CDS encoding VOC family protein gives MKLDAISIITADMPTAIAFYSALGLELVDGGPDAPHTEFTSGALRILLDTEAVMLGIDPEWTPPTGGHKMSLAFDCTTAEAVDETFAQLTGRGDGDSKPVAGIVHEPWDAFWGQRYAVVSDPDGNKVDLFAALD, from the coding sequence ATGAAACTCGACGCGATCTCCATCATCACCGCCGACATGCCTACCGCCATCGCCTTCTACTCCGCGCTCGGCCTCGAGCTCGTCGACGGCGGCCCGGACGCCCCGCACACCGAGTTCACCTCCGGTGCCCTGCGGATCCTCCTCGACACCGAGGCGGTCATGCTCGGCATCGATCCCGAATGGACCCCGCCGACCGGCGGACACAAGATGTCCCTGGCCTTCGACTGCACCACCGCCGAGGCGGTCGATGAGACATTCGCCCAGCTCACCGGCCGTGGCGATGGAGACAGCAAGCCCGTGGCCGGGATCGTCCACGAACCCTGGGACGCGTTCTGGGGACAGCGCTACGCCGTGGTCTCCGACCCCGACGGCAACAAGGTCGACCTCTTCGCCGCCCTCGACTGA
- a CDS encoding metal-dependent transcriptional regulator: MRAGEVSEVSQDYLKAIWSAQEWGGDPMTATELAKRFGTTKANVTEVLKRLDELDLITRVPYRPPVLTEQGKTIALSMVRRHRLIETFLVESLGYGWDEVHDEAEILEHAASDRLIDRIDAFLGRPNADPHGDPIPQADGSVDSFASPLLLAEAAPGTYAVLRVSDADPQVLGRLAEVGVLPEAALDVIDSTDDEVTVDIEGQRETIPLALAVAVYLRTTVTTSD, encoded by the coding sequence ATGCGTGCAGGTGAAGTCTCCGAGGTCAGTCAGGACTACCTCAAGGCCATCTGGTCGGCCCAGGAATGGGGCGGGGACCCGATGACGGCCACCGAGCTTGCGAAGCGATTCGGAACGACGAAGGCCAATGTCACCGAGGTGCTCAAACGTCTCGATGAACTCGACCTCATCACCCGTGTGCCCTACCGTCCGCCGGTGCTCACCGAGCAGGGCAAGACGATCGCGCTGTCGATGGTGCGCCGGCACCGGCTCATCGAGACGTTTCTCGTCGAATCGCTCGGTTATGGCTGGGACGAGGTCCATGATGAGGCCGAGATCCTCGAGCACGCCGCTTCCGATCGGCTCATCGACCGTATCGACGCGTTCCTCGGGCGGCCGAACGCCGACCCGCACGGCGACCCGATTCCGCAGGCCGATGGTTCCGTAGATTCCTTCGCTTCGCCGCTTCTCCTCGCCGAGGCGGCCCCCGGCACCTATGCGGTGCTGAGGGTTTCGGACGCGGATCCGCAGGTCCTGGGCAGGCTCGCCGAGGTGGGGGTGCTTCCCGAGGCGGCACTCGACGTCATCGACTCCACCGATGATGAGGTCACCGTGGACATCGAAGGGCAGCGGGAGACGATCCCCCTCGCGCTCGCCGTGGCCGTATATCTGCGCACGACCGTTACGACGAGCGACTAA